The Cygnus olor isolate bCygOlo1 chromosome 10, bCygOlo1.pri.v2, whole genome shotgun sequence genomic interval AATTAGCCAGGCGAACTCCGAGTAGGTCCTCAGCCGGATGTTCTTCCAGTGCTTCCGGGGAACGTAGCTGCACCCGGcgttgaagtcccccatgaaGACGAAGTTCTGCAAGGCAGGAGGGATTTCAAAGGCAGTCGTGAGGATAGATCTTCAAAATAAGACCAGTAAGGGTTTCTATGGTCCACAGAGGTGACGAGCGGCCCTTGCAGTGCATGCAGCGAGTGCTCAGGAGCGCTGTGGGGCTTGGTAGGGGCCGTgcacccagcctgctgctgcctgtgccgAGCTGGCACCCCCGGGGCGCACGGGGGATAGGCACTGCTGATGTCAGGGGAGGTTTCCCTGATCTGGACCCACATAAGAAGAAAAacctaaatattttacaatCCTAGGGAAGCACACGCTAGTCCATTAAcggaagagcagaaaagagtatgaaaaaaaaaaaggtacttttcCTGGAGGATGTTCTGCACCTCTGATGTAATGTAGTTACCAATGAGCTCCTGATTTTGatggctgtgctgctcaggaTGAGCCCTGCACttcccagctccatccctgccTGGCTGGGAGCCAGAGAAGGGGCTGGCAGAGAAGGGGCAGGCAATGCACCCCTCTGAGGTGTGGCGGTTTTACTGGGGATCACATTTACTGGTCAAAAGGTGGAGACCTCAATGAATGTACGTCAAAGAGATGCTCAAAATCTGGGGCTCAGTGTCAACAGTTTTCAGGTTGTCAGGCTCTGAGTACTGTGCGGGGTGAATGAGTCCCAGAGCTGCTATAGTAACACATGTGGCAACCAACCTTGGTGTCCCAGCGCTGTTTTACGTCTAAATACACATCATAGAGCTCGTCGATCTCCCGTACTGCCATCTCCGGTGTGGTGTGCAGAGGGACTACAGCGAACTCTTTGacagcttaaaaacaaagcaaaagaaaaggaaataatataaTGGTTAAACACGCAATGAATCACAAAGAGACTGGCTTGGAAGCCAGAAGagttttctgaaagaagaaacagcttctgCTTTGGCTGCACATCAGAGGGCATTTGCTGGGTAATTGCAGCATCTGCAGCACGAGTGCTGAGGCCAAGCTGGGGATGTGAGGACATGCCATGCTGCTGCAAACCTGCTCCAGACCCACGTGCCACCAGTGCAGGACAGAGCTGCCAGgcccctggggctgctgagggGCAGGTGCTGCGGCGGGGGGCTCGGACACTGCCCCTTACCCACCCCAGCCCCGCCACCAGCAGAAGGACACGTTTCTGAGAGCATCCCACCAGTTTTTGGTGACTGGAACCAGACAACGAAGGGCTCTCTGGAGAAGGCATCCTCGTCCCCGGGCTGGGTGTCAGGGTACTGGTAGGTTTGTTTCACCGATACCAGATTTTGCCTGCAATGGAATAGCAGAGCTCCTGGAGGTGCTCGTGGCTCGCTGGACGTGCATCCCATCCCcatgctgcaggagggcagggtgACGTGCTGTGGACTGGCCACGGACGGGCATGCTGTCCCTGCCGAGCACACTTGCCTGTAGATGAAGGCGTACTGCTCCTTGTAGGTCTTCCTGCCCAGCCGCCCGCTGACCATGCAGCTGtattcctcctcctgccctttcgtctggctggaaggagaggagcTGCCTTAGCTCACTCCCGTGTTGCCAGAGGCAGAGGAGCTGATGTCCCATGGGTCTCACATCAGCGCCTATGCCCCGGGTGAGAGACTGGCTGCCTGGCTTCAGAGGGGGATATGGAGACAGAATCGTCTTAGAGATGGGCACAGACTGAGTGTCCTGCCCAATTCTTGCCTGCTAtgaggtttatttatttttaagctttccttAGAAACATCCAGCCCAGGCTGTGGTCAGAGCTGGTCTGTGCAGCACAGGGACGCCCGCCTGGCCACGCGGCCTCCTGCCCTCCCGCAGTGCCCATGCCTCACGTGTGCTGGCCCAGGGGCACAACACATTGTTTTACCCGGAGAGCTTCTCCACCAACAGGGGACACGTCCTGTTCTTGGCTTCCTTTATTTCCATCAGCAGCATGATGTCGCAGCGAGAGATGATCTGCAACAGGAAAGAGCAGAAGCAAGCCTGGAGCATTAGGAAGAGGCTAGAAAGAAGTGGTTACTGGTGCGAAGGAAGTCCTTTGTGGAAGGAGCAGAGCGCTGCCCCCGGGGTCCCGGAGGCGGGCAGCGACTCGAGCAAAGCCCTTCTCCTTTTGGTGCTGCTGCCGGCCCacgcaggagctgggagagggaacTTGGGAGCAGGGCATTTTTGGGGCTGCAGTGTGAGCTGGTTTTGTTGTTCAAATTTTGCGGGTGATATTTGTGAGAAAAAGCCCCTTTCTTCCCCTAAAACCATATCAAATGCATATGCTGCCATCATTTACTTTATCTTGCATGTAGCACTGACTATAGTAAAGACAGTCCCGAATGGCAGGTCTAATCCCTTTGCAACAAAcccctcttctccagctcttcaCAACGGCGGGATTaaagcacagagagcagcagcccctcctgctgcagcttggtGCACGTGGGCATGCTACGAGCACCGGCACCACGTCCTCTGCCACCGTGGTGTCACGGATGGTGCTTCCAGGCTGCAAGTCCGCAACCTGGCTCCTTCCACTAGAATGGAAAAGTTATCTTCAGCTGCCACAGAGCTAGCAAGTTGGTgaggttttgtttaaataaattagcACGCaggtttttcagttttgcaccACACTCCAAGATGATACTCTGCTATCTTGAGAATACATTTAATTAGGCAAGGATATTTCAGAATAATTAGCACATGAGCAAGGTAAATAATGTATCGCAAAACAAAGCTCTGTGGATTCAaagcaaaagctatttttactgCGCACAaaaattttcatccttttcctaACTcaatttccaaaggaaatagCAAATGCTGTTTCTGTTATACTCTCACGCAAGCTAAAATAACTGTGAATGCCCTGCTCAACTGCAGGCTTGATTTTCACTCTAACGGTATAAATGGTTTCAATTATTCACTCATTCTTTTACTTGAAATTCAagtatgaataaataaagtGCGAGATTATGCGGATAAGAAGCCCCTGCAAAGCTCCACATCTGTTTCCCCCAGGCAAATGAACGTACCTTTACTACGACATCCATGACTTCAGGTCTGCCTATTTTTGTCTCTCCAAAAGACCTCACATTGAAGGAGCAGATTTTCAGGCTCAGAGATGGGCTGAAATAGAAGAGCGAGAACAAGACAAAGAGCAACATCTTCAGGGCCTCGGACAAAATGAGCCGCTGGGAGTGTGCCTATAAATATATacacgtgtgtgtgcatgtgcgtgtgtgtttgtgcatccgtccccctgcagccagctgagaGGTCAAAACGCACGCTCAGTTTTGTCAATCAAAAGCACGAACAGGAATTGccatttcctcctttccctcacTTCCGTCTCCCAAGGCAGCACTGAGACTTTGAACTTCTGCCCTTTGGGGACAACCCACTTTTCTGAGCTGGCCTCTGCGTCCCAGAGAGGCAACTGCTCTGccggcccccagcacccctcctgATGGGGAGGCACCCGCCGTGGGGTGCCCACCAGCCCTGGCCACCAGCTGGGGCCACCCTGGGTCAGGACCAGGCTCCCTGGGTGagcctggaggagcaggaggtggaggGGGTGGGTGGTGAACGGGTCTGGGAGGCAGCGGTGGGGAGATGGGGATGCCTGAAGGGCGCTAATGGTGGGCACCAAAAGCTCCGGTGAGAGGGAATGGTGGTGGGATACCCTGAACATGGAGGTTTTGACTGTGCccatgttttgttctgcttcttcGCCCTGGCTCAGCCATCCCAGCCCAGTAACGGGCAGGTACGTGATGGCCCCAGCCCCAAAATCTCCCAGCCAAGTGTCCCCAGCAAACAGCAGTCCTGGGCTGCTGGCCCAAGGAGCCTGCATGTGGCTCAGACCCGTGCTGCACAGTGGATGGGAAAGGAGGTATAACAAGAAGTCAGGCCAGATGGTGTTATGCATTCTGGAATTTTCTCTCGGTTGATAGTGTGCTTTCACatcctctctgcttttcctgagaaagccccacagccccaacgtgccgctgccctgcctgcacagcCACGTACTGGGGAAGGGCGGCAGGGCCCCTCTTAATGCCATATCCAGAAGCACAAGCTCTAATCACCACCTAATTAATTAAACAGGTTTGTGCTGTGGTCAGAAATAACAGCAACTGTCCTGGACACCAGGGGGACAGGAGTGAGCCTGTCCcagctgctttctctcctttggGCCCTGCTTGGTCAGGAAAGACTCCAcaggaaaacagtaaattatAAAGTGATGTAAAGGGCCTTTCCATGCTCAGGAGTAGCCTTGTTTTAAAGGAGGTAAGTAGGAAGCTCCTTGGCTAGAGATGGCTGCGTGTAGTTTTGGGGAACCAAAGATTTGCTGTGTTCCCAGCTGTGGGTGGCcaggagggagagcagcagctcagggggGTGAACCTGCCTCCCACCTCATCCTGTGATGCTTGTGGTGTGGGGCACAGCCTCAGTGTGTGTCCGAGACACCAAAACGCCACGCCAGGCCTGCTTGTGCTACCCCAGCgtcaaaaatgtttgctgtggTGCCTCTGAGGGTTTTCAGTCCTGAACCGGGtgccctgcctcctgcagctgtgtTTGCCCAAGGGCAGCTGCTGTCAGAGCCTGACTCAGCTCCACTTTCCCCTCCAGGCCGCACCTGATCAGAAGTACAGCCGGCGTCACCCTCTGCGGAGGTGACAGCAACACAACAATGTTACTGGATGGCTCTTGCTCCTTCCTGCACTGCTTTATCTCCCAGTTTACAGCTTGTACTCTTTGCTCCGTATCAAGCTGTAATGTGTAGTGTGAGCTCTTTCCAGCTCTGGGCTGTCCCGGACTTGTGCAAGAGCACCTCCAGCCATTCTGTGGGTGCCGTACCTGTCCCTGCCACCACACGGGTGACAAGCACCCCTGACACTGGCCATAGATATAGGAATCCTTTTTGCTTCGCTAAGggatgcttttcctttcctgtttgccCCTGCCCTGAGGGATGCTGGCACAAAAACGCTGCCTccacctgagcagcagctgcaggccgTTCCCTAATTCACCTTCCCATAAAACCTCCCCCAGCTGGGGGTAGAGGGTGTGatcagtggggctgggggcagcttgTGGTGGTgggggctctgcctgcttgccctgcaccATGCAGGTGTTGGGGCCTTGCTATTTCTGGAGCAGCGATTCAGCTCTCCATCATCTTCCCTTCCCAGGAAGGTGCTGAGGGatgggtggggtggggtgggatgtgTCTCTTCATTGTGTGTCTCACTGGAGTCCCTGTGGGGACACGGGATGTCTGGAGCAGCCTCCTCACCCCTCAGGCGCAGACGCTTCCTTTCAGTCATGGCCCTTGCTGCCATGCGGGGCACTCACAGCGTTGTTTTccctgctggagagctgggactgGCGGCTCTGATGCTTCCTGCGCCCCACTGGAAGGGGCAAGGGGGAGGAAGCCATGGGCCAGGCCGCATCCCATTGTGTGTCGGCAGCGGGAGCCAGCCTGTGGTCACTGGTGGCACTGGGCAAGTGGGGCGGCCTGGGTGAGGGCCTTTGGCTTTACCACAGCTGTCAGGCAGTGCTTTATTGCCATCCCTTGGAATTTCAAGTTAATAAGTAATAGCACTGAGGCTGTTCTGTGTTGCTAAAGTTCACAACCAGGCTGCAGACCAAATATGGCCATTTGGGAAGGGATTTTATGTTGTTGTAACACAAACAGTTGTCCTCGCATCACCCTGCAGGAATCTAGAGTTAGCTGGGGGTGAAAATGAGCTGTGCAAGGTGAAAGGTGTTTGTTCGGAGTCAGCAGGGTCTCCTTCCTTGCTCAGTCTGTCTGCAGGTCTGGAAGGTGCACGTTCTGCCTGGTACGTCACTGCTGGAGCACAGATCCTTGCTGTGCAGGGCTCTGACAGGGTTTTCCTTTAAACGTGATACCTCTGTGTTGGTCAAGTAGTGATTTAAAGCAGGAAAGCCTGCCTGCGAAGGCAGTTCAAGGTAGAGTGCCTCATCATGTTTTCAACCTCTTGAGCAAGGCTGTGTAGCTGAGGCGCAGAAGAACTTGGGATGCTCTGAACTGAACCCTCGAGTAAGCCCTTGACGCGTGGCAATTAGACAGGGCTTTGAAGTACACAGACACAAAGGTGTTGCAGCCACCAAATAAGCAAGGGTTTTTTTGTGACTATTAGTATGCAGCAATTGTTAGCAGTTAAACATGCAATTAAAACACGTGTAATATGTGCAACAACTCTGAGTCAAAAAAGTATCATTGAAAGCTGCTAAAAGTCTTGCTTCAAAGCGCTGTGGGAGCCAGGTATGCTTGTTGCTGTGCTCCCTGGTTGTGTGATGAAGGTGCTGGgagcctgcccctgcccccggGCTGCATTTTGTCCTCCCGTCATTACAAGTGAGGTGCTCTTAGCAGCCGGTCCTGGGGtgtccctggggctgctggcagcaccgtGCAGTGagtgggagcaggcagggaggatTCATCCCAGGAAGGTGACTCACATCGCCGGAGCGGCGCGCGGTCACTTGTGGTTGCAAGTAATCGCGCCGTGCTCTCTGCGGATGCGTGACCCAGCGGTGGAAAATAGCGTGGAAGCCTTTTATCTGGTGAagcagtgctgctctccagcttggTGAAGCCAGAGCTTTGGTTATCCGTAGCTACCCAGGCCTGGGTACAGCCAGAGTTTCCGCTTTCCTATGGGAAACAAGATGGTTTGTGGTtgtcctgctgcctcctttctGAGGGCAAAGGCCAGCCaactctgatttatttttttcctggctgaaaTCCTGTGGCTATTCTGatttagaaatgtgtttttgtttctgactACATGCTAAGTCATCTGCCCCTCTCCTCACAACATCACAGCCGTGCTCCTGCCCTGGTGGGACGCACCGCTCCTGACGCTGGGACCAGGAATAAAGAATTTCAGCTGAGGGACAGGGTGGCCAGCACCTGGCTACgaaacaccaccaccagccaTGGGGTGAGATGGGGGTGCCCCCATCCTGTTCAGCTGCCAAAATGGGCCGTGTCTGTACTGAGAGGAGACACCAGGCACACAGGGCAGGTTAGTGCAGGCACCGGTCTTCAATGTGAGCACCAGTGCTGGGATTGCTGGAGCAGGCCAGCACAGGGTACGTGGGCTCCCAGCTAGCTCCCACCATGATTCAGCACAAAACCATTGCAAgtttctgcttcagcttctcTATTTAAGTGTGGTGGTTCATCATGGCTGTTTGCAGGGGGTTCCTGCCAGGTGACTTGCACCAAACACCCCCTTTGTAACTCACTGCCCGCACATGTCCTGCGGGAGGTGCCctgggctgctccagcctcGCGCCTGGCACAGCAGGTGTGGACAAACAAATATGATGCAAACACCGCTGAGAAACTCATGAAATGACTCATATGCCTGCTTAGGTCACCTTAGTCGGAGCTCTTCTTTGCTTAGCCTAACTTGGCTGGGAAGTTCTTTAAATGACTCTCCTAAAACAGCTGTGCCTTGGCTTCACCAGCCCAGTTAGAAACCAGGATTTTGTTTATTGACACCATCctgagctggcagcacagctggatTATGTCTGCTTTAACTTGCCTGTACTTGGTTCGATGAATGTCTTCTGACAGCTCATGTTATCAAAAGCTTTGGGTTATTGGAGTAAACTCTGACCTGTAAAGCTGTGTGCGCCAGTTCTTGCAGCTTTTCCAGCCAGGCAGGCCAAAGGAACATGCTTTATCAAGGTGCATATGGTGAGAATTTGATGTGGTTTGCTTGTGATTATTCAGGAGCTGATgttatttctaatttaattatCTCATATTTTTGGGCCTGGTGCAAGAGGGCTGTGCAGCCTCTGTTTAGGGTGCAGCACTGGATTTTGCCCTTGTATCCCTGCAGCCACTATGCTGTATCCCGTTTACATCCCTGATGTAACCCGTTGCATCCACCTCTGTATATGCTTGTTGTAACCCCGTTGCAGCCACACCAAATCCCCTCCTATATCCCTATTGCAACCCCTCTATCTCTGCTGCATCCTCAGTGCACCCCCCTTGCACCCCAGCTGTATTTGCTTTGTATACCTCTATATGTCCTCAGCATGCCTTCCTCGCAACCTCCCTTCTGCAGCCTCATTTcagccccctcccaccccattGCATCCCCCTTGCAGTCCCTTTGGATCCTGTTGTAACCCCGCTGCCCTCCCATTGCATCACCTCACTCGCTCCCAGTGCGGTACCCCTTGTACCCCCACGGAAGCCCCATGATCTTGCACCCCTGTTGCATCCTCCCTGCACCCCTATTGCATGGCCCCCTTGCACCACGGTTAAAGTCCCATTGCAGCTCCATTATATCCTCCCCTTTCACCCCTGTTGTATCCCTCACAGACCCCCCCTGCAACCCTATTGCACCCCCCCCGGACAACTCAATTGAAGCCCCATTACAACCCCCCATTGCAGCCCCCCCTTGCACCCCTATTACAtcccccccctgcaccccacttcaccccctttcccccccaccccctcgcACCCCACCTGAacccccttcctctcccactGCAGCTCCCTTTGCACCTCCCCGTtgcatcccccccccccgcacccccccgcCTCTCCAGCGCCGCCGGTGCGCTCCGCTGCGCCCCCGCGGAGCCTCGCCGGTACCGGCGCGGAAGGGAGGGCGCAGCGGAGCCGCCTCGTTTCGCCCAGCGCTGCCATTGcagcacggctcggctcggcacggtaagcggggggggggggggggcgaggagcTGATGGAGGCAAtgctggggccggggggcacCGTTCCGCCGTCCGCCCCCGCTCCCCGGTGCCTCCCGGCCCTGGTATTGACggaggcggggagggaggaggagactGGGGGAGAAGCCGAAAGGCCTTGGTTGGAAGGCGAGAGGCAATTTTTAACGATTTATTTAAAAATCGTAAAGAATTTGCTTTcgaattaaaaataataataataatcggAAAGCAGGGCACGAAGGGGAGGAGAGCAGTGATGCTGCTCGGGCACCGCTGCCTAGAGGATGCCGTCATTGTGCTGGGGCAGGTTTCGGGTGTGTGCGTGGGGGGAGatgtatgggggggggggggggggggctgtgtgCCGGCAGGGGGGTCCGGGAggtggcccccagcaccccaaccCCACCCCCGGGGGGAGCTGAGTCCGGGCGCACTCGTGACATCAGCTGCGCCGAGCATCCGCATCCGTGTGTGCAGCGGGATGGGGACGGCGGTGGGCTCCTGGCATGGGGACAGACACGTTATGGGTTCCCGAGCCATCAGCTGGCTGGTGGCACGGCTCcggctgtccccaggctgccGGCGGTGACGCTGATGGCTCGTCCCCGGGTGCAGCACCAGGGCCGGGGGCTCTCCCACGCACGTTGGCGAGCCGCGCCGTGCAGATGCAAGTGGGTCAGAGATGGGCGCTTTATGAAGCGGCGCTGCAGAAATAATGATCTCATTCCTGCCGTCTATAAATAAGTGAAGGTGAAAGGGCACATTTCCTACTTCCAGCCCTCCAGAGGCTGGATTAAgacagagagctggctgatggaCAGAGATCATGCAAATACCAACAGATCTGAAATTATAACTGCACCCTGACTGGTATCCGAAAGGTCACGCTGCAAAACATACCTCTGAGGAGCTGTAATGTTAGGGGTGTCATGGATTATGGTCAGTGGTGTTTTGCTGGGTGTTGAGGCTGATGAGGGGGAGGTGGTTTCCaaggaaaatgttcatttgcaTGTTGCTGGGTTTTCCTACCCGGGTAGTGGTGTGTCAGGGCTCCTGGGGCCCTCTTTCAGCTGCTGAGGCCCGCTAAAGCCCCCTGTTTCTGCAGTGGGAACTTAAAATTGCCTGATGTTTGCTCTTCGAGCAAAAATTTGAGTATGCTTAAATGTGCTGCTGGTCTTTTGGATATTTGGAGATTTAAAATTGGTTGGTCTGCAGGTCAGAAACCGGCAGCTGTGGGCACGGGGAGCAGCGTgcaggggagcagccctgcGTGTGCGGCACGGACCCGTAACCTTTACACTTGAATGTTGACACATCTGATTAGTGGGTGTGCACAGGGGATTTCTCCGGGTGAAAATTCTCCCTGGCCTTGCACACAGTGCAGtgcatccctccccagccagaGCCTGCTGAACCAGGCTGCACTGTGAGGCCAcagccccccccggcacccctgTGCAGCCCCCGCCAGCCCTCGTCCCGTCAGAGAGGTTCGCCCTGTGCCTGTTGCAGCCGAGACCTGCTCCGTGAGCAGCACCAATCCTATTGCAAAGCCTCCTGGTCTCCCTGGGTAACGAGCTGAGCTGCTTCACATTTGTGGGTTtgggtgttggttttttttcttttgagctaAATGCAGGTTTCTAATCCCACACACTGgcatgtgctgctgctgcgtcTTACACGGggcttgaaaaaaatcaatatgtaCATCTGAGCTGCACCGTTAGATCTTCTCTGGCCTCCTGGGATGATCCAACAagcttgaaagagaaaaaaata includes:
- the DNASE1L3 gene encoding deoxyribonuclease gamma, with translation MLLFVLFSLFYFSPSLSLKICSFNVRSFGETKIGRPEVMDVVVKIISRCDIMLLMEIKEAKNRTCPLLVEKLSGQTKGQEEEYSCMVSGRLGRKTYKEQYAFIYRQNLVSVKQTYQYPDTQPGDEDAFSREPFVVWFQSPKTAVKEFAVVPLHTTPEMAVREIDELYDVYLDVKQRWDTKNFVFMGDFNAGCSYVPRKHWKNIRLRTYSEFAWLIGDKNDTTVKSSTSCPYDRIVVSGEQLSQAVMPHSINIFDFQTAFQMTEEQALGVSDHFPVEFELKAKGGFFDWIKSKFSKKRRGRKNRQANS